One window from the genome of Epinephelus fuscoguttatus linkage group LG3, E.fuscoguttatus.final_Chr_v1 encodes:
- the LOC125885838 gene encoding zinc finger protein GLIS2-like: MLSLDEPLDLKLPSGRTDGPLRLGKRACPSSICAPLSVTRPRLLCTTFPSPPSSPESQTSPQERPGSCFSPPAMDLSLSPSSRHASSLSPSPSSPSSPFPSSPLESPHSSRSPQPHLFSREPARHPGLEGGASPKGYPFYLPIGSPPRAYSFPSSIFISPNREKQVSPEPSLDGQLACRWMKCHLLFDSLQDLVDHINDFHVKPDKDSGYCCQWEGCARNGRGFNARYKMLIHIRTHTNEKPHHCPTCNKSFSRLENLKIHTRSHTGEKPYICPYEGCSKRYSNSSDRFKHTRTHYVDKPYYCKMAGCLKRYTDPSSLRKHIKAHGHFVAQEHGAPSRLGAGLGLAGHQSAAEQPSVGGAHILIPGAAAALLGGLGTSLPLSAFCHARALGHHRAPLFSMGGGSGMGPLSLSDSPLLHFGLSAASVLGLGALGGLGRMAGKETEGEEEEEDGEEGEVLNLSAGVGHRRSDPLSWVVVPPRALLLKPAVVS; the protein is encoded by the exons ATGCTGTCATTGGACGAGCCGCTGGACTTGAAGCTTCCctcaggacggacagatggtCCACTCAGATTAGGAAAGAGGGCTTGTCCCTCCTCTATCTGCGCCCCTCTCAGCGTCACACGACCACGTCTGCTGTGCACAACCTTTCCgtctccaccctcctccccag AGTCCCAGACTTCCCCTCAAGAGCGACCCGGGTCCTGCTTCAGTCCTCCAGCCATGGACCTCAGCCTGTCACCCTCCTCCCGCCAtgcctcctccctctccccgtctccttcctccccttcctcccccttcccctcctcccccctggAGTCCCCTCACAGCAGCAGAAGCCCTCAGCCACATCTCTTCTCACGG GAACCAGCTCGTCATCCAGGTCTGGAGGGCGGCGCTTCACCAAAGGGTTATCCATTTTATCTGCCGATTGGCAGCCCACCGAGGGCGTACAGCTTTCCCTCCTCTATCTTCATCAGTCCGAACAGAGAGAAGCAAGTTTCACCAGAGCCCTCATTGGACGGTCAGCTGGCCTGCCGTTGGATGAAG TGCCACCTGCTGTTCGACTCGCTGCAGGACTTGGTGGATCACATCAACGACTTCCACGTCAAGCCTGACAAGGACTCTGGATACTGCTGTCAGTGGGAGGGCTGTGCTCGAAACGGCAGGGGCTTTAATGCCAG GTATAAAATGCTGATTCATATCCGCACACACACCAATGAGAAGCCGCACCATTGTCCCACCTGTAACAAGAGCTTCTCACGACTGGAGAACCTGAAGATACACACCCGCTCACACACAG GAGAAAAACCCTACATCTGCCCCTATGAAGGCTGCAGCAAACGCTACTCCAACTCTAGCGACCGCTTCAAACACACCCGCACCCACTACGTTGACAAGCCATACTACTGCAAGATGGCAGGCTGCCTGAAGCGCTACACAGATCCCAGCTCGTTACGTAAGCACATCAAAGCCCATGGGCACTTTGTTGCCCAGGAGCACGGTGCTCCGAGCAGGCTGGGGGCGGGGCTAGGCCTCGCCGGGCACCAGAGTGCAGCTGAGCAGCCCTCCGTAGGCGGGGCCCACATCCTCATCCCTGGGGCTGCTGCAGCTCTTCTTGGAGGCCTGGGGACCTCTTTGCCTCTCTCTGCTTTCTGCCACGCCAGAGCCCTGGGCCACCACAGGGCACCTCTCTTCTCCATGGGCGGAGGGAGCGGCATGGGGCCGCTCAGCCTCTCAGACTCTCCTCTGCTACACTTTGGACTTTCAGCTGCATCAGTGTTGGGGCTGGGAGCACTTGGAGGTCTGGGACGGATGGCAGGGAAGGAGACAGAAggcgaagaggaggaggaggacggagaggagggggaggtgcTGAACCTGTCTGCAGGAGTGGGGCACAGACGAAGTGACCCTTTGTCCTGGGTGGTTGTTCCCCCGAGGGCACTCCTCCTCAAACCAGCTGTTGTCAGCTAA